The following DNA comes from Xyrauchen texanus isolate HMW12.3.18 chromosome 21, RBS_HiC_50CHRs, whole genome shotgun sequence.
cagggaaagaacaatgccatggttctcccaatGAAGATATTTCTGttgccgcccaagtgatagcctatttaggactgccgaggcagatttaatgataatctcagaatcagctaaaggcttctcatctgcacttttgcaCGAGTGTAACGGAATCAGCTcgtgatcatgatctgctcttctctctggtgcATGAGtacaacaaccgggcttccctcgatattgcggtgTGCAGACCTCAAAACCGATGTTACCAGTTTCAATTCTactgagacttttctagtttaaagcattacggagaaagtcaagtcgaacctctcaaacagtaggcagccctgacatgccaaacagcactgaggaggaacaCTGTGGTATGTGCCAAAAAATCAAATCCTTACACATCAACATCTTTGCAAAATTGTTTCACTagtttacatgagtaaaagtaactgttatattttgacaaaacactatagtttcatatgaaataatctaaaaggtagaatATATTacacctcattttatatcaacagttgtagttaaagtttcaagatgtgtttcagctagtatttattttttttataaatactataatttgttattattactattaattaagactagctacactgaccaaACCATGGTAATGTGGAgtttttcctcctgtgtaatatgtaatgttctgtttgaattatgtttgacataatcaacaaaaataaatgtcacttgatacatgtccttgtacttgaaatccatgaataaaactatgcaacataaaggGAAATGCGaaccaggatacattaaatacaggttactttTTTACTATAGTGGATCTCCACTTgaattccaatgtaaaatctgtcctgaagcaaaaccagttgagaaccactgagttaaaagTACAGAGCGAAGCAGTCTGGCTGCGCtttcgtgcacctacagtatatgttaattgataataatcataggacattactttaaaagctcacacagctgatgttatttatcatttaatagttaatttaacatgctatgctaacatgtaaactaacatgtttagttatataacatgttatagttacatgatatttttttatcatgtttagaatttggtttattattataaaattctgttagcgttcttatttattctatttattttcaaaagggaaacgtttttacacatacttccattaaaaaatggttttaagtttcaattataataaagcttttgttcaaccaaaaaaagagaaaacctcTGTTTTCACTTCTTTAAGGGTCAttataactgataataataataattgtgtaataacgtataccgtgatattttctaaGACAGTTATCGTACTGTGAAAAtttcataccgttgcaaccctattaggatgtctggtgtgaatgggtTAAGGTATGGACTCTGACTGCGctactccaaaaggtggattttcttttttttgcggtatgcggtgccctttttatgacACGTGTAGTGCTAGGTGTTCTTCCTAaataattcaaccttagtttcatcagtccacaaaacattttcccagtagtattgtggagtgtcaaggtggtctctGGCAAACTTCAGATGCACAGCAAAGTTTTTGTTGTAAAGTAGCAATCCATCCATGGACACCATGCCGGTTTATGtgttccatatagtagactcatgaacagagatgttaaccagttccaatgattccttcaagtcttaaaCTGTCACATAGTGTTCTTTTTTTACCCCACTGAGCATTTTGCGGTATGCACTCaagagtcatcttggctggacagccacttcaaGGGGGAGTAGCACAGTACTAAAtcttctccatttatagacaatttgtctaactgtggacagatgaatatgtaagctcttcaagataactttataaccctttacaattacaataaattcttcatcgtaggtcttctgagatctattTTTTGCAAgtcatggtccatgtcagcagacgcttcttgtgaataacaaacccaaaatgtttgaatgctttttataagtcaaagtagctttaacccacacctccaatctcatttaatgccatgtttgccaactcctgactacAATATGCTTTTGTTGGCagtattagcctaggggttcacatgctTTTTCCAGCCTACACTGTGACGGTTTGAATGATgttttcaatatgtacaagaaccatacaataatttatgtgttattagttaaaatatattgtgttaatttattattgtaacttagatgaagatcaaaccagataaAGGCAAATTTATACATACATCCAAGTAAATCcatagggttcacatactttttctttgcCACTGTATAAGTCTTTTCAACCTTGATTTTTTAACTTTGTGAtcaccaaaaatgtatgcaaattccAACAGATTTGCACAATATTTACAATTTTGTCTTATTTATTCAAAGATTCCACATACATTTGAGGGAAAAATAACCAATATAAGCTACTCAATATCCACAGGCCAATCTTCTGCTGTCTTGCAGTTAATTCCATTTCAAAGTTAGCATCAATATaggaaaaatgttttatgttcacAGAGTGATCATGtttccaaaaatcttttttttttagttgattacaaaatgcataaatttatactgcatattgtttgtcttgagCCTAATAATTGCATCCTTGCTGCATATTCATTTATTATGCACTGacgttaaataaataattcttatcATCTTTTTCCTACAAAACACACAACCTACAAAaaactgaatacatttttgttttaaaaaagccACTGAAAATTTAGCTTTTTCGGGCTGCAACAGTAAGAAAAAAGTTCTGTGAGATCTTTCTGGGATTTACTGTGTCTATCAAATGTCTATCTGTTAAAATCAAGAGGTCTATTAAGCTCCTACCAGTGATGTTGGGGTCTCTCTTCTGTCTCCACTGAGGTACAAAGACTGTGATTTCTCTGTGACCTCTGCGCCAAAAGGCCTCTACAGCAATGGCAATCCCACGACAAGAAAAGATCAGATGAAGTCCATGCCTGGGGACAGCCAGAAGGGAGGTCAAAGTCACAATCAGTTTGGTGgttaatggctatgtttggaATTGTATGAAATCTAAATATTCCTTCTATTTTTGCAGTATGTATATTGTGCACAGTATGCTAATTTTCAGTATGCATATAATAGTCAAACAACCTACATAATTTGCCAAAATGTATagtatacactactggtcaaaacttttgaaacacttaactgaaatgtttctcatgatcttaacatttttgttatttacatttttgagatttatgacttggaccaaaattataaagaaaagcagccaataagtgcccaacatagatgggaactccttcaatactgtttaaaaagcatcccagggtgatacctcaagaagttggttgagaaaatgccaagagtacaaaTTCTATGCAaaaggtgactactttgaaggtgctaaaatataacacagttttgatttatttttgattttgtttagtcacaacataattcccataattcaaTGTATGTTATTACATAGttctgatgactttactattattttaaaatgtgctaatattttttattaatatatatatctatatatatctatctatctaatatatatatatatatatatatatatatatatatataaaaaataaagcatgAGTAAGcgtttcaaaacctttgaccgTAGACTCCACACAAGCCCACAATTCAATGCGCTTAACTTGACCATCCATTTCCAATGAAGAATGAACTGACAGTTATATAAACCTTGATTTGTAACATTCTTGACTCGTATGATCTGactatttttttataaacaaaattagattaaaatgaaaaaaagcatTTCCATCCaaacatgtcaagttcatctGAAAGGCTGATGAAATAACTAAAGACAAAAGTTTCCCTCTTGAAGATCGACTAGAAACTAGGAAATAGCACTGAATTCCATTTCACAATGTATCTACACAGTGATAAAGAGATAATGACAGATGTAAATGAATCTGAAAACAGTTGTCCATCATTTACTTTCTTTTGCTTAACAAGTCTCGATTAGACTCAAAAGTGACGCAAAAGGGTGCAAAAATAGATGCACATCTTCATCTATTCATAGTGGTCAGACAGAATGACACATGTATAGATGTAATCCGGtgtacacacacacccaccagtccacacacagacacaaaattgAACCACAGAGGGGTCAGAGGGAACTTCCCTCTACgagagaaagttattttaaacAGGAAGTGTTACTAAATCAACTACCGCTGACGTAAAGAGTAAAATAACTTTCCCTGTCTGGAAATGTAAATAGCtaaatatgcaaaaaatctttCATTTCTCCCTCGTATTTATGACAAGAAATACCAAATGAAAAACCCCTGTGGTTTACCTCTAACTCATCCTTATGAATATCTTAATCACCCTGACCTGAAAATCTAACACTGAAATAGTCAGGTTAGATAAACAAGGACCTAACGTCCATGACTGTCCTTTGTCCTAAATTACAGGCTGTGCTTGTATTGAGTGAAACAGTAATCACCCACATTTTCAGAGGCCGTGGTTAAAGAATAATTTTTTCCCATTCAATTTCTCCatagtgatttaaaaaaacatttcttcagttaagttctaagccatgaaaccAACCATCCAGCTCTAAGATGAATCACTGAACAATAATGAATAGCATTACAAACATTAATTGAAAGTAtaattgaatgtaaaataaaaaaggtttatgaaaattgaaaaaagacaaaaaggtacaagactgtgtacttatcACATTTTTACAAgggaactacaatcccataaagcatcGCAAACTATTGATTGATAGGACAGCTgccaattaaacattaaaacaatattttttatgcttattgcaaaatattcacatatatacaaatatatgtttGACATTGTAGGAAGACTGACTCGaatgcatcattcacagtgctttGTGGGGGTGGATGGTTGTTTACATTTGGAAGCTGACTGTTGCGCTCTGTACAAAATGAATGccatttttacttccagaacccgaTTGTTGCACTCTGTATAAAATGCATGGGATTTCTACTTCTGAAACTCAACTGTTGCGCTAGGATTTTTACTATCATACCACCtaagaaaaaagcaaaaatgagaAATTAAATAGAAACACAATCCTGGATAAGTGCCACACTAGAGTCATGGATGACATCATTACACACGACTCAAGAAttgctgcatttacactgcacCAGTTTCGTGCCAATGGCCTTTGACCCACTGCTAAAGGCTTAACAGTGCCATTGATTTCTCTTTCATAACAACATTAAGGCTTCAACCCCAAATGCAAGATATCAACACCTTTCTTTCTTATCTGCTGCACCAGTGGCAGTTCTTGGTTACTACATATTTGAGCTGCTGTGGCAACAAGAGTTCACTGGCAGATTTAGTCATGCAAGCATACAAGTCAGCCCTAAGGAACTCTATGTGAGCACTTCAAGACTCATTGAACATGTGATAGGCTGACTGTTCAGTGCTCTGCATGAATAATATGGAGTAATTAGTTAAGGTACGAGTGCTCTGCTGCAGTGCACCGCAGTCCAACAAAGGACTTTATTTTCTCGAGTAGCTAAAGACAACCTTCGCATTACGCATACCCTCTATGTCTCTTTAAATTATTTGATAGTGGAAATATTTCTTAAAACCTCAAACACACCCCACGTTTCACATCTTTCTAGTATATGCCCACGTCTTTTACAATTGAGCTAAACAAAACATCCTTAAAGGATATTTTCCCTCTCCTTAATCTGTTTTAACACCTCAGTTTCCATACTAGTGCATCTTCTAAGAAACTCAGTCACCTCCAGTAAGCTGCTTAAAGGGCATAAGAAGGGGCTGACAAGGGGAGAGCCCAATTGAGAGGTCGCCTTTTAGTGAAGAGGGAGTTAGGAAGGGGTGTGTGGGTAAGAAAGAGATGCAGCACTGTAGAAAGGAAGAAGGGGGTTGTACCTGGTTTTAGGTTTTCAAACAACAGTTCATAAACTCAAAGCTTTAAGACCTTTAAGAGTGCTCacacaataaaaaacatttacacactccCTCGAATTGTCTCCAAAAAAGAATCAAATCACACCTTTACAACAGTTTGATTACACAAGCAAATGCTAAACCTAAAAATACTGAAATTattagggctgcccccgaccaaagattttcctagttgaCAAGTAGTCAttagtttaaaggggtcatgacatggttttttttattgtattattatgttcccttaggtgcaattatagtattaatatatttttttttaagaaaaacttttaaaatctagtgatttatgaccttttcccaccctgtttctcatcctctgattcaaacagtctgttttgggggcgttttccatttaagacttcagtgttaacgctcactgttatgattggctaacgccagtgcctatgtatcaattattgacgctcccagccagaacaatatgcaagtaaactaagtaaaaacactgtgattattcataatgaatgaaattgcgctttaaaaagtagtttaaagtttaaaatagattacttacagtttgcgtcgtcgttgttcccagaatagtcggcacggacttatctttgagcaacagttttctggcaaagccagcatcatattgagatttgttctcaaaacagtcatccttaaaatgtacagaacaaacgcttaagttaacactgccgtgactggaacgtccgcaaaaaataaactgcatccatttttccctgacgcctggatctttcggcagcttattcagaggttttgtttgaccacagccaggaacagcacatctgtgtggcatcgtaattttcctgtgcacaagtagtctctgtcagagctcgctgtccatcgactgaacacttgtgaggcgacggcgatactgaaatgagcgtagttgtcttgcgctggaggcggtcatatgcaaacgctggtacatcacttctaaccgacacgtcacttctaaccatgaatccagaacgagctgtattttgagcttgattaaataaatgattcgtttagaatggggaggacgtcttaaaatattaaacttgcaggacgttttaatgatacaaagacctcttatataccaaaagatcaaggcaaatttggtttctcatgtcatgacccctttaagctatTAGTCGACtagcacgtttatgatattaattaaattacttatatatatatatatattgggggcatcagaaaatggtttgagttccaggactgagaaagaatgttatcagtaacattgctaacactgttctacattacagagaaatactaaactgtaataatgagcctttaaagtatacattttacaagcgcatgCATGAAACGAGCTGCAGAGACACCGGCAAAAGCTGTAATTATtctgaatgtgttggaaaaaaacagcaaagtgactgtctgaacattttgttaatttatagagagaaatgcacattagggttgtgacGACAGACTCTGGGATTGAAAATGGTCAgcgtgatcgccaatagctgatgcctttgtcaagacgatatttggtaTTTGataatatgtatttaattattattattatcgaaataatattacaaataatttgcccatagacacagacatgcgcttgaagaaacacactagtattaaaaacagatgacaaaaaAGCTGTATATGCGCATGAATGAAGCGCTGCTGATACAAAAGgcatgcagtctcgtggaacacgcacATGTAAAAGGTCCTTACTCTTTGTTTCGGTCTTCTAAATTTTGTTTTGCAAGAACGgtatcatctatgagtgctgAAAATTAACTCAAGACATCTCGGTTCATGAGGTGATTTGAgttcagttcgctttatttccacagagcagttcattttGACCACAAatctgcagcctatacatctgtcattaaaacataaaataatacaaaaacacattccccCCGAAccgtgattattatcatcataataatgattatttttacatttataattgtttttatgtcttcatttgtgcaagaaattttccacctgcatgtttagacggacaCTTGgctgatggtaaatggaaaggtggttacttatatatatatatctaacatttatttatttgctttttcgtttcatttgtagtgcaatttgaatttggaaatgtatttgattgaagttttaagttttttaactaaataaatacatttttgatgcaaaatcactaaagcaagaatattcaccgatcccaGAGCCAgggttgccgatgtaattggatattgcgatATATATATCCTGaatgagggaacaaaacaaatttattcacacacaatttatttttctggACTACGAAATACCCAGCCGGTAGAGAATACACaaatgaagtaggttctttgccagagataTGGtaacaactgttgtaaagccatagttgaacaatacatattttaaatgcacttatttatttttttttgtttcatttgaaattttagttaaaataaatacaaaataaagtccTAAGTTTGAAAtaaaggtgtcttgctttattgtgtaggcttaaccccaACCCTGCTTAACGAAATTTACCACATAGTagcacctagcgtccaaccagggCTAATACCAGTGTTCCTTGGTTTCCTgcagtttatttttcttcttgtgaccaaccgaccaatcaaaacatggttgaccaagactcttctcatcgactaatgtttggtcgactatcagggggcagcccaAGAAATGATATGACATTTAgtttcatatttgtttgtttactaaTATCAATGTCGTTTCCAAACTAATTTGATCTTCTTCAGTTTAACACAATAGGAGAAATTGAGGAATATTCACATTGTTCTTTTCTAAACATTGACATGGGGTATTTTGTTAaacctaaaaaaagaaaaaaaaaggaccaTAATAGTAGTTTTACACTACTTGTGCATTACATTTCATGTATTCTAAAGCTATATGATTCCTTtgtgtggagagaaaaaaaaagaaaagaaacataaTTTGTTATTCACTCAGCAATTTCCCCTCGACCACAGCACTTAAATCACATTAGCGTTCAGATTCAAATATGGCGCACCAGGTTTGCCATCAATGTCACCAAATAGGTCAGTTCCTCTAACAAAGCTtttatatgacttcagaagacttttaaGATTGCGTTTTTGAGGCTTATTATTCCCTGGTCACTGTATAGTTTCGTTAAAcggaaaacaatttgtaaaataaCTCATTTTATGTTTTACTGAAAAAAGTAATACATCTTTGGAAGGACATCAAGGGTGAGTACATGGTAACTTTCATTGTTGGCTGAACTATTCCAATAAGTATCCAAAAGAATGAGTTTAAATTACTGTTGCCATATCCTCCTGAAAATGACACAGTCTGATGGAAACTTACGCCATTGCCACATTGCTCCCATCGATGATTATGTGTCGAAGATCAGGGCAACCTGGTTCATTCTGTAGGACTAGTCGGTAGGGGGTTTTCAGGGACTGCTGGAAACGAGACATACCGGTGAGGGGTGCTGGTTTAGAGGTGCTATGTGCTTCCGAGCGAAGAGGAGGAGCCCTTCCAGGAAGAGTCTGGTAAGAGCAGCCTGGTCGCGTGTCCGTGTTCCGGAAGGGAGGGCCTTGAGAGGAGCTGCGGAGAGTGGTCACACTCTCCATCCGCACAGGAACCATAGTTTGAGAGCTTCCACGTGGCAGGTAATCAAACTTGGGCTCTGACCTCAAATCTAGCCCTACAATTCGGGGCTTTCTCTCCACCTCTGCCAAGTCGTTATCGTCATCATCAATTATGATGATTTCACACATGTCATTCTGTGCACCATTGTTTCTTTTGATAGATGCCGAAACCAGTGGCACGTGGCTTGTTGGGTTCTTCTGACCTAAGCCATTACTGCTGGGAGGCCTAATGTTTTCTTTACATTTCATCTCTGCGAGAGCTCGCATCTGCACTCGTTCCTTTTCTTTGAGCCTGGTACAGGTGGAGGAAGTGTTTGCAGATGGGGAAGGGTCGGGTGTACGAGAGGTCCGCTTGGAACCCTGCATGCTCTGGGTCTTCTGCGTCTCCTCCACAATCCGTTCTAGCAGCAAGAATGCATCCTCTGTCTGGCCCGTCTCCCGCACCACTCGCTCCACCACCTCCTGCTGGTAGCCCATGGTTCTGAAGAAGTTAACTAGGCATCGCAAGTTAGTTTCAGGACTCACCGTCTCACCCTCGTTCATCACCTCACTAGAGTTCAGCACCGTTGCAGCCTGCATCCCCTTTGCGGCTGTTATCGCATGAGTCTTGCTGGGCTCTCGTTGTCGTTCTTCCCGCTGCTCTTCTTCTCTCCTTTCCAGTGAGTATTGTCGTTTAGTGTCTCTCTGCTCACTTTCAGATGAGCGCCGCTTGCAGCAGGGCCGACCAGTCAGACCGGTCATGATATCAGGAGTGGATGGAAAACCTGAGGCCTTGTCCTCAAATGTGGCATCCAGGATACGGTTGGATAGGTCTGTTACGGGTGTGCTGGTCTGAGACCGATCCTGCTCTAGGTCTATGATAGCCATAAGCTGGGTTGGACTTTGAGCTAAACCCAGAAGTTCCTCTTTGAGGGCACTGGGAAGCAAGAGCAGCTCCATGGCATATTTATCAGCCCTGTCCTCAACAAAGGTCTTAAAGGTGCGCTTAATCAATGGTTCCCTATCAGCAGGCAAGCTCCTTTTCTCCTGAAAGAGGACGACAAACTGTTGAACACGACTCTGCGCCATAACGACTCCCTCCGCACAACCAATTAACCTCAGTCGGCCTGGTTCCACCACTTGAACCTCTGCACTTGTGTCTCTAAGCAACCGGTCCAAAAAGAGTCCACGAGCACCAGCAAAAATGCAATGCATGTCCACCGGGTAACACTCTTCCTTCTGAAGCTCTGGGTCACACAGGCCTTTCACATACTCCTACAAAACAACACAGTGggaatatattacaaaatatacattGCAAAGTATAATGCCTTGAGTATACTGCAGATTCTATAATTAATATTCTGAGAAGCAGAAACTAGTCCAATTGGTTTCTTAATTTCAAAATAGCATGAACATGTGATAGGCCTTACAGATTTCATTTCAAGGACAGGGCCTAAATGACTGTACACTGTGTACAGCTACCTCTTTCTAGGGAGATTACATAACCATTATCATATCAATAAGAGTGTGAATGGCCTTACAGACTATTGCAAGTATAAAACCATAAAACCACACCCATATGTAGAAGTTAAAACATAGGGCTACTCATTTACAATGTTCCAACactcaaagaaaaagaaaacattatgcTGGTGTCCTTGATTTGTATGTACACACAATTTACTCAACACAATATCTGATAAGTAGGAAAACAAACTAGCTACTATATTATAAAACACAATAATCTAGCTAATAAGAATTAGAGTGTATTGCTGGGTCTCTTCTGGGTACTTTTTTTATACTCAgtcatataaaaaatgtatgcagatgTAGTAAGTGGGTGTGCCTATACAagcaaatatatttttctctTCCACTTTCTTGACACAATAGAAGaacaaaaataacacagaaacacctTGGGGTGGACTATTCTGCCCTAACTCtgctgaacttttttttttttttttatctaagcgAGCAAGTTACAGTAAAAGAAATACTCATATATAATACCAGTAATGACACCAGGCCA
Coding sequences within:
- the LOC127661608 gene encoding NEDD4-binding protein 1-like; this encodes MSTTRPLLGMKRITEVTCTEPPRGSQAPTASRTQPKSLTVDEFTVHEDKQAELRGTKPKVEQVFQVTFTIIGLLDHTGAHGSKASRQIWLQLKGEKEDVLKAKEYVKGLCDPELQKEECYPVDMHCIFAGARGLFLDRLLRDTSAEVQVVEPGRLRLIGCAEGVVMAQSRVQQFVVLFQEKRSLPADREPLIKRTFKTFVEDRADKYAMELLLLPSALKEELLGLAQSPTQLMAIIDLEQDRSQTSTPVTDLSNRILDATFEDKASGFPSTPDIMTGLTGRPCCKRRSSESEQRDTKRQYSLERREEEQREERQREPSKTHAITAAKGMQAATVLNSSEVMNEGETVSPETNLRCLVNFFRTMGYQQEVVERVVRETGQTEDAFLLLERIVEETQKTQSMQGSKRTSRTPDPSPSANTSSTCTRLKEKERVQMRALAEMKCKENIRPPSSNGLGQKNPTSHVPLVSASIKRNNGAQNDMCEIIIIDDDDNDLAEVERKPRIVGLDLRSEPKFDYLPRGSSQTMVPVRMESVTTLRSSSQGPPFRNTDTRPGCSYQTLPGRAPPLRSEAHSTSKPAPLTGMSRFQQSLKTPYRLVLQNEPGCPDLRHIIIDGSNVAMAHGLHLIFSCRGIAIAVEAFWRRGHREITVFVPQWRQKRDPNITEQNFLTQLENLRLLSFTPSREVCGQRISSHDDRFLLHLAEKTGGVIVTNDNLRDFVNQSEVWRRIIQERLLQFTFVEDHFMIPDDPLGKHGPHLDEFLLKQRQGSPIIPHLRTDLQATPSVYTQAMQQMPHPSSPLHWPQSGPPDWHHPLPSPSPPPQRSPSETTALQRKLYDIFPDQKQRIDRILSDNPYMRDLNALSGLLLG